CATCCTCGAAATGCTCCGCGCGAAGGATGTCGCAGGCGTTGCGTAGCCCGACGACTCGTCGCTCAGCACTCCAACGCGGAATGAAGGACAGATTGCCCGTGCCGTCGCGCCTCTCTCCGCCGGAATGACGGAGGATCTGCCATCCGGTGACCGAAGTTCCTCCATTTCGCGCTGGTCGCGATGAGTGTCCTCCTTCTCGGCGGTCGACACCCGTCGCGAGACGCTGGAATCCCTTCCCCGCACATGAATTTCTTGCCAGCGGACAAGCGTGACTGAGTCAGCCGCAAGCCGACCGAAATGGCTGGACGTCCGCAGCGCGGCGGAATAGCGTGAGAGCCACCATCGCACAGGAGCAAGGAGGCCCCATGGCCGCGCAACTGCTGGTCGGCGTCAACGGTTCACCCGCGAGCGATCGCGCGGTGCAGTTCGCAGCACAACGCGCGGCGGCGCGCGGCCTCGAACTCCGTCTGCTGCACGTGATCGATGAGTCGGTGCGGTCGAGCAGGAATGCCGAAGTGAGAGAACGCGCGCAGGCTCGGGCCGATGAGATTCTGCAGCAGGCGACGGATGCCGCACACAAGCTCGCCCCGAATGTCCCGGTGCACGCCGAGGCTGTTTCCGGTGACCCGTTCCGCGTGTTCGTTGAACTCTCGCAGGATGTCGAGTTGCTGGTGGTCGGCAGCGACTCGTCGGGCGGTGAGCGGCCGGTGAAGCGCGGGGTCAAGAGTTTTCGGATTGCGGCGGCCGGGCATGCTCCTGTTGCGGTGATCCCCGACATCGATCTCGCCGAGCGCCGTGGGGTGGTCGTCGGTGTTGACGGGTCGGACATCTCCAACCGTGCGCTCGAGTTCGCGGCATCCGAAGCCGATCGCCGACGCGAGCCGCTGATCGCGGTGCACGCCTGGACGATCCCGATCGTCCCTGGCGCGGAGTACTCCTACTCGGACGCCTACTTCGATGACGCGGAGCGGGGCGCCGAGTCCACTCTCTCCACGGCGCTGGCCGAGGTTCAGGCGCGGTACCCGGGTGTCGAATTGCGACCGGTGGTACTGAACGCGAACCCCGCCCACGCGCTCACCGCGGAGGCCGAGAATGCGGCGATGGTCGTCGTCGGCAGCCACGGCCGGGGCGCCTTCGGCCGGTTGCTGCTCGGCTCGGTCAGCCACGGCGTGTTGGCGCACATGGTC
The Diaminobutyricimonas sp. LJ205 genome window above contains:
- a CDS encoding universal stress protein: MAAQLLVGVNGSPASDRAVQFAAQRAAARGLELRLLHVIDESVRSSRNAEVRERAQARADEILQQATDAAHKLAPNVPVHAEAVSGDPFRVFVELSQDVELLVVGSDSSGGERPVKRGVKSFRIAAAGHAPVAVIPDIDLAERRGVVVGVDGSDISNRALEFAASEADRRREPLIAVHAWTIPIVPGAEYSYSDAYFDDAERGAESTLSTALAEVQARYPGVELRPVVLNANPAHALTAEAENAAMVVVGSHGRGAFGRLLLGSVSHGVLAHMVAPTVIVRQVASESAENPA